In Sphaerisporangium krabiense, the DNA window CGGGCGGTAGTCGCGGCGCGGCAGCTCGGGGAAGGCCAGGGCCACCTGGTGGTAGAAGTCGCGCCAGCAGAGCTGCCTGACGAACGCCTCGGCGCCGGGGTAGCCGGTCGCCCGCGCGGCGACCTCCGACGGCGAGACGCACCCGAACCGCAGGTAGGGGCTGAGCATGGACGTCCGGTCCTCGGCGAGGTCGTCGTGGCCGTCCTCGTAGTCGGCGAGGCAGAGCTTCAGCCACAGGTCCAGCCGCCTGCGCGCGACGGTCTCGCCGCCGCGCAGGTGCCCGTACGGGGCGCGCGGCCGCCGCGGGAGCCTGCCGGGCTCGACGCCCGGCGGCAGCCGCACCAGCGGGGGCGGGCCCGTCACCTGCCGGTGCCCGGCGTCGCGCCAGGCCCGCCAGTACGGCGTGAACACCCGGTAGTGGTCGCCACCCGCGGGCCGCAGCAGGCCGGGCGGGACGACGGTGACGCCCGGGAAGAGCCGGAAGTCCAGGCGGTGCGCGGCGCATTCGCGCTCCAGCCGCCGCTCGCGCGCCCGGGCGTACGCGCTCACGTCCGCCGAGGCCCAGATCGCGGACGCCCCCGTGTCCGCGGCCACGCGGAGGGCCTCGGCCACCGGGTCGCCGTGCCGGACGACCAGGTCGCCGCCGAGGTCGCGCAGGGAGGCGCGCAGGTCCTCCAGCGCCTCGGCGAGGAAGCCGCCCCGGTGGCGCGGGCGGATGGCCGGGTCGGCGACGAACAGCGGCACGACGTGCCGGGCCCGCGCGCACGCCTCCGCCAGCGCCGGGTGGTCGTGCACCCGGAGGTCCCGGTTGTAGAGAATGATCGCTGTGTCCGGATGGTCCACGTCCTGTACTTCGGCGGCGCCGCGGGAAACGGTTGCGTCCGGCGCGTGGTTCCTCGCCGAAGTACCCGGTGAAGGGTCCGGACGGCGCCTGGCGCCTGGCAGGCTGGTAGCGCCGGACGACGCCGGCGTTCCCCGGCACGGACGGGGAGGCGGGACGGCCACGGGACCGTGCGGTGACGGACGAGCGGACAGGACGCGATGATGACCGGGGAGCGTGCGGAGGAGGGGCCGAGCTACGGCATCGGGGCCGTGGCCCGGCGGCTCGGCGTGCCCGCGCCCACCTTGCGCACCTGGAACGCGCGCTACGGCATCGGCCCGAGCCGCCGCAGCGCGGGGGGCCACCGCCGCTACGACGCGGGCGACCTGCTGCGCCTTGAGGAGATGAACCGGCTGGTCAAAGCCGGTATGCCGCCCGCCGAGGCCGCCCAGGCGGCACTCGGCGCGCGGCCCGAGGCGGCGGCGTCCGCCGTGGCCGCCCCCTTACGCACGGACCGTGACCTTGAGCCGGCGGTGCTCGACCGGCCTCCTCGGGACCGGCCGGGGCCTCGGGAGGCGGCGCCGAGTGCCGTCACGCTGGCCAGGGCCGCGCTCAACCTGGACGTCCAGGCCGTGACCCAGGGCCTGGAGGCGGCCCTGGACGGGCACGGAGTGGCCTGGACGTGGGAGCGGCTGGCACTGCCGGTCTTCGAGGCGATCACGCGCAGGCAGGCCGGCACCGGGGCGGGCGTCGAGATCGAGCACATGTTCTCCGAGCGGCTCCTCAGCGCCCTCAGCCACCGCACCGGCAGGCCCGCCGGCCCGGCGCATCCCCGCCCGATCCTGCTGGCCTGCGCGCAGGACGAGCAGCACAGCCTGCCGCTGTACGCGCTGGCGGCCACGTTGACCACGACGCTCGCCCTGGAGACCCGGGTCCTCGGCCCGCGGACCCCGCACGCGGCGCTCGGGGACGCCATGCGGCGCCTCGGGCCGCTCGCCGTGTTCGTCTGGTCGCAGTTGCGCGAGACGGGGAACCCCGCGCCGCTCGGAGCGCTGCCCGCGCTGCGGCCCGCGTCCCGGGTGATCGTCGGCGGCCCCGGCTGGTGGCCAGGGCTGCCCGCGGGGGTCACCCATGTGAGGTCCCTGCGCGAGGCCGTCGCGGAGGTCGGCGCCACCCTCGGCTGACCGGCGTCCGGCCGGACACGGCGGCACTCGTCCGGGAGGCCGGACACCGGGCCGGTCAGGCGGCGAGGGTGGACAGGACCGAGGACAGGCGGTGCAGGCCGCGCGCCGTGCGGGCCTTGACGGTGCCCAGAGGGATGTGGAGCCGTTCGGCGATCTCGCGCTGGGTCAGGTCGCCGTAGTAGGCCAGCTCGATGGCCTCGCGCTGCGGGCCGGGGAGCACGGCGAGCGCCCGCAGGACCTGGTCGCGCCGCCCGAGCGCGTCGGCCGTCTCGCGCCCGTCGGCGCCGCCCGGTTCGCCGACGCTGTCCAGGGGTACGGTGACCGGCACGCGGGCCCGCAGGTGGTCGATGGCGCGCTTGCGGGTGATGCCGAGGATCCACGCCTCCAGGCTGCGCGCGGGGTCGTAGCGGCGCCGTGACCGCCACACCTCGGAGAACACGACCTGCCGCACGTCCTCGACGTCCTGGGCGGGCACGAGCCTGCGCAGGTAGCCGCTGATCAGGGCCGCGTGGGCGCGCAGGCACTCCGCGAGGGCCTCGTCGTCGCCGCCCGCGAGCCGCTCCCCCAGTGTGCCGGTCATACGCCGCTCCCCGTCGCTGAAAACTTACTCAAAACCTATTCATACTCGGGGTGGCGACGTGAAAGCAACCCGGAACGGCCAAAACCGAGGCACGCGACGGCCAAGTCTCGTCCGGCGACGCCGGCACCCGGCCACGACGCGCAAACGCGAACGATCCGGCCCGGGGAAACCCGGCGGCCGGATCGTGAAGGGCCCACGGCCACCCGTGGGCGCGGGGTCAGGAGGGGTCGAGGACCACGAGCGAGCGCGGCGGCAGCGTGGTCGCCTCGGAGGTCACCGTGACGGCGTCGTCGGAGGCGAGCAGCACCCGCCCGGTCACCGGGACGGTCGCGGGGGCCGCACCAAGGTTGGCGGCCACGCGGAGCGGCCCGCGGTGGACGACGATCCAGCGGCCCTCCTCGCTGAACTCGGCCGAGACACGGTCCAGACGGGGATCGGCCAGGGCGGGGTGGGCCCTGCGCAGCGCGATGAGGTCGCAGTACCAGGCGAGGACCTCGCGGTGGCCCGGCTCGGCGGGCTCGGTCCAGTCGAGCTTCGAACGGTGGAAGGTCGCCTCGTCCTGCGGGTCGGGGGCCGTGCCGCCCCAGTCGTCGTAGCCGAAGCCCACGAACTCCGCCTCACGCCGCTCGCCCTCGCCCTGCGCCAGGTGCGGCTCGACATGGTCGGTGAAGAACAGGAACGGCGTGCTCGCCGCCCACTCCTCCCCCATGAACAGCATGGGCGTGAACGGCGAGGTGAGCAGCAGCCCGGCGCCGAGCTTCAGCGCCTCGGGCGGCAGGCGGTCGCCGGCCGCGCGGTTGCCGATCTGGTCGTGGTTCTGCACGCAGCACACGAAACGGTGGCCGGGGACGCGCAGCCGGTCCACCGGACGCCCGTGCGTGCGCCCCCGGAAGCTCGAATAGGTGCCGTCGTGGAAGTAGGCGTGGGTCAGCACCTTGGCCAGCGCCCCCATCGAGCCGAAGTCGCCGTAGTAGCCGTGGCGCTCGCCGCTGACCGCCGCGTGCAGGGCGTGGTGCACGTCGTCGTTCCACGCGGCGGCCAGGCCGTGCCCGCCGGCCTCGCGCGGGGTGACCAGCCGGGGATCGTTCATGTCGGCCTCGGCGATCAGTGTGAGCGGCCGGCCGAGCGTCGCCGACAGCGCGTCCACCTCGGTGGCGAGCTCCTCCAGGAAGTGCACGGCCCGGTTGTCGTGCAGGGCGTGCACGGCGTCCAGCCGCAGGCCGTCGATGTGGTAGTCGCGCAGCCACTGCACCGCGTTGCCGATGAAGTAGCGGCGCACCTCGTCGGAGTGCTTGCCGTCGAGGTTGACGGCCTGCCCCCAGAAGGAGGACGCCGTCTCGTGGAAGTAGGGCCCGAACGGGGCCAGGAAGTTCCCCGACGGCCCGAGGTGGTTGTAGACGACGTCGAGCAGCACGCCGAGGCCCGCGCGGTGGCAGGCGTCCACGAACCGCTTCAGGCCGTCAGGGCCGCCGTACTCCTCGTGGACGGCGTACAGGTCCACGCCGTCGTACCCCCAGTTGTGGCGGCCCGGCACCGGCGGGACCGGCATCAGCTCGACGAAGTCGACGCCGAGGTCGACCAGGTGGCCGATGCGGCCCGCCGCCGCGTCGAAGGTGCCCTCCGGGGTGAACGCGCCGACGTGCACCTCGTAGATCACCGAGCCGGGCAGGGCCCGCCCGCGCCAGCCCTGGTCGTTCCACGCGAAGCGGTCGTGGTCGTAGACGCGGCTCGGCCCGAACACGCCGGACGGCTGGCGGCGCGTCCTCGGGTCGGGGAACGCCTCACCGCCGTCCACGCTGAAGGCGTAGTCGGTGTCGTGCCCGGCACCGGCCACGCGCGCCGTCCACCAGCCGTCCCGGCCGCGAGTCATCGCGTGCCGCTCGGTCTTGCCGGTGTCGATGTGGATCTCGACCTCGACCCGGTCCGCCGTGGGCGCCCAGACCTCGAACATGTTCCTCCCGCCTTCGTGGAAGCGTGCCGTCAGCCGTGCGGACGGCCCGAGGACCTACCCTCTTTCCAGCAGCGCCACGGGATAACGCGCCAGCAGGTGAGCGTACGGGACCCGGCCGGTGTGCGGGACACCGGTGAGGACGTCGCGCCAGCGTCCCTGCGGCAGCCCGATGGGCGCGCAGCCCCAGCCGCCGCGGCGTTCCAGCCCGGCGGGCAGGCGGGTGACCACGACCACCGCGCGCTCGCCCCGCGCGAAGGCCACCGAGTGGTCCCTGCCGATGCCCTCGGTCTCCAGCGGGACGTAGGGCAGGTCCGCGCCGACGCGGGCGCGCAGCCGCAGCGCCGAGGCGGTGACCAGCAGCTTGGCGGCGTCCCAGCTGTCGCCGCCCGGCGCCCGGAGCAGCGAGCGGCGGTAGGCGAAGTCGACCGGACGCCGGTTGTCGGGGTCCACCAGCGAGAAGTCCGTGGTCTCGCAGCCCTGGTAGACGTCGGGGACGCCCGGCATCATGAGCTGCACCAGCTTCTGGCCGAGGGAGTTGGCGCGGGCGTACCGGTCGACGCGCTCGGTGAACGCCGCCACCGAGGGGCCGCACACCTCGATCGCCCGCGCCGCGAACGCGCGGACGCCCTCCTCGTAGGACGGGTCGGGGTCGGCCCACGACATCGAGGTCTTGGCCTCGCGGGCGGCCTTGGCCAGGAAGTCGGCGAACCGGTCGGCGCCGATGGGCCAGGCGGCCATGAGGTTCTGCCAGGCCAGGTAGTCCAGCTTGGGGTCGAAGGAGACCTGGGCGGACCATTCGGCGACGGCCTCGGCCCACTCGGCGGGCAGCTCCGACAGCACGGCGAGCCGGGCGCGGACGTCCTCCGAGCGCTTGGTGTCGTGGGTCGAGAGCGTGGTCATCGTGTGCGGCGCCATGCCCTGGCAGTAGCGGTGGAACCGGTCGGGCGACACCCAGAAGTGGTCCGGCTCGCCGCCGACCTCGTTGAGGCAGGCCAGCGGGTACCAGCGGTACAGCGCGGTGTCCTCCACGCCCTTGGCCATCACCGGCCCGCAGGTCTGCTGGAAGCGCACGACCGTCTCCGGCGGGCCGTACAGGGCCAGGTCGGCGGCCTTGGCGACCGCCTCGGGGTTGGTCCGCGCGGACGCGGCCTCGGCGGCGGCGCGGACGATGCGCAGCGTCTCCTCGGGGTGCTCCTCCCCGGGCACGGCGTAGGCGCGGTAGACCGGCATGTCCGCGAGCAGCTCGACGAACGCCTCGCGCAGCTCGGGCACCTCGCGGGTGAGGCGGTCGACCTCGCCGGTGAAGAACTCCTCCAGCACCTGCTTCTTCGCCTCGTAGCGGACGGCGTCGTAGTCGGGCGGGAAACCGGTGTGCCGGACGAAGACGTCCAGCAGCGGCTCCTCACCGCCGGGGTCGACGAACAGGCGGGTCACCATGTTCAGCGCGTCGTAGCCGGTCGTGCCCTCGCACGCCCAGTCGCCGGGCAGGCGTTCGTCCTCGACCAGGATCTTCTCGGCGACCGTCCACACCGGGGCGCGCTCGCGCAGCCGGGCGAGGTAGCCGCGCGGGTCGGCGAGCCCGTCGGGATGGTCCACGCGAAGCCCCGTGACCAGTCCCTCGGCCACCAGCCGCAGGATGACCTCGTGGGTGGCCTCGAACACCTCCGGGTCCTCGGCGCGCAGGCCGATCAGCGACGAGACGTCGAAGAAGCGGCGGTAGCCGGGGGCGTCCCGCCAGGGGACCAGGCGGTAGAACTGGCCGGCGGGCCGCCCG includes these proteins:
- a CDS encoding cryptochrome/photolyase family protein, which codes for MDHPDTAIILYNRDLRVHDHPALAEACARARHVVPLFVADPAIRPRHRGGFLAEALEDLRASLRDLGGDLVVRHGDPVAEALRVAADTGASAIWASADVSAYARARERRLERECAAHRLDFRLFPGVTVVPPGLLRPAGGDHYRVFTPYWRAWRDAGHRQVTGPPPLVRLPPGVEPGRLPRRPRAPYGHLRGGETVARRRLDLWLKLCLADYEDGHDDLAEDRTSMLSPYLRFGCVSPSEVAARATGYPGAEAFVRQLCWRDFYHQVALAFPELPRRDYRPRRVDWNEDGHAADAWRAGMTGVPIVDAGMRQLQAEGWMHNRARLIVGSYLTKRLRIHWRVGGEHFADLLLDGDVADNWGNWQWVAGTGNDTRPNRVLNPLRQARRFDPDGDYVRRHVPELAALPASLIHEPWKAAPKVPGYPAPLPTPDNG
- a CDS encoding MerR family transcriptional regulator; translation: MTGERAEEGPSYGIGAVARRLGVPAPTLRTWNARYGIGPSRRSAGGHRRYDAGDLLRLEEMNRLVKAGMPPAEAAQAALGARPEAAASAVAAPLRTDRDLEPAVLDRPPRDRPGPREAAPSAVTLARAALNLDVQAVTQGLEAALDGHGVAWTWERLALPVFEAITRRQAGTGAGVEIEHMFSERLLSALSHRTGRPAGPAHPRPILLACAQDEQHSLPLYALAATLTTTLALETRVLGPRTPHAALGDAMRRLGPLAVFVWSQLRETGNPAPLGALPALRPASRVIVGGPGWWPGLPAGVTHVRSLREAVAEVGATLG
- the treZ gene encoding malto-oligosyltrehalose trehalohydrolase; its protein translation is MFEVWAPTADRVEVEIHIDTGKTERHAMTRGRDGWWTARVAGAGHDTDYAFSVDGGEAFPDPRTRRQPSGVFGPSRVYDHDRFAWNDQGWRGRALPGSVIYEVHVGAFTPEGTFDAAAGRIGHLVDLGVDFVELMPVPPVPGRHNWGYDGVDLYAVHEEYGGPDGLKRFVDACHRAGLGVLLDVVYNHLGPSGNFLAPFGPYFHETASSFWGQAVNLDGKHSDEVRRYFIGNAVQWLRDYHIDGLRLDAVHALHDNRAVHFLEELATEVDALSATLGRPLTLIAEADMNDPRLVTPREAGGHGLAAAWNDDVHHALHAAVSGERHGYYGDFGSMGALAKVLTHAYFHDGTYSSFRGRTHGRPVDRLRVPGHRFVCCVQNHDQIGNRAAGDRLPPEALKLGAGLLLTSPFTPMLFMGEEWAASTPFLFFTDHVEPHLAQGEGERREAEFVGFGYDDWGGTAPDPQDEATFHRSKLDWTEPAEPGHREVLAWYCDLIALRRAHPALADPRLDRVSAEFSEEGRWIVVHRGPLRVAANLGAAPATVPVTGRVLLASDDAVTVTSEATTLPPRSLVVLDPS
- the treY gene encoding malto-oligosyltrehalose synthase, which gives rise to MTDPVKPQAPPRPTATYRLQLTPDFGFAEAAELTSYLAELGVSHLYLSPILQASPESRHGYDVTDHSRVREEFGGMAGLRRLAARGLPIVVDIVPNHMTVPVPESRNARLWDVLRHGPGAASARWFDLDWIGGQVALPVLGPGADPEAEVVADGDVLRYHDHEYPLRGDGRPAGQFYRLVPWRDAPGYRRFFDVSSLIGLRAEDPEVFEATHEVILRLVAEGLVTGLRVDHPDGLADPRGYLARLRERAPVWTVAEKILVEDERLPGDWACEGTTGYDALNMVTRLFVDPGGEEPLLDVFVRHTGFPPDYDAVRYEAKKQVLEEFFTGEVDRLTREVPELREAFVELLADMPVYRAYAVPGEEHPEETLRIVRAAAEAASARTNPEAVAKAADLALYGPPETVVRFQQTCGPVMAKGVEDTALYRWYPLACLNEVGGEPDHFWVSPDRFHRYCQGMAPHTMTTLSTHDTKRSEDVRARLAVLSELPAEWAEAVAEWSAQVSFDPKLDYLAWQNLMAAWPIGADRFADFLAKAAREAKTSMSWADPDPSYEEGVRAFAARAIEVCGPSVAAFTERVDRYARANSLGQKLVQLMMPGVPDVYQGCETTDFSLVDPDNRRPVDFAYRRSLLRAPGGDSWDAAKLLVTASALRLRARVGADLPYVPLETEGIGRDHSVAFARGERAVVVVTRLPAGLERRGGWGCAPIGLPQGRWRDVLTGVPHTGRVPYAHLLARYPVALLERG
- a CDS encoding RNA polymerase sigma factor: MTGTLGERLAGGDDEALAECLRAHAALISGYLRRLVPAQDVEDVRQVVFSEVWRSRRRYDPARSLEAWILGITRKRAIDHLRARVPVTVPLDSVGEPGGADGRETADALGRRDQVLRALAVLPGPQREAIELAYYGDLTQREIAERLHIPLGTVKARTARGLHRLSSVLSTLAA